From a region of the Coprococcus comes ATCC 27758 genome:
- the rlmB gene encoding 23S rRNA (guanosine(2251)-2'-O)-methyltransferase RlmB has protein sequence MEEKKMNSQQIEGRNAVMEAFRSGKPIDKVYILDGCQDGPIRSIVREAKKHDTILNFVTKERLNQISETGRHQGVIAQAAAYEYAQVEDMLELAKQKGEDPFLILLDNIEDPHNLGAIIRTANLAGAHGVIIPKHRAAGLTATVAKTSAGALNYTPVAKVTNLVKTMEELKEKGLWFVCADMDGDVMYRVNLKGPIGLVIGNEGEGVGRLVKETCDMTAAIPMKGDIDSLNASVAAGVLAYEIVRQRMS, from the coding sequence ATGGAAGAAAAAAAGATGAACAGTCAGCAGATCGAGGGAAGAAATGCAGTAATGGAAGCATTTCGCTCCGGGAAACCGATTGACAAAGTATATATTCTTGACGGATGTCAGGACGGACCGATCAGAAGTATCGTAAGAGAAGCAAAAAAGCATGATACGATCCTGAATTTTGTAACCAAAGAACGTCTGAACCAGATTTCAGAGACCGGAAGACATCAGGGGGTCATTGCACAGGCAGCGGCTTACGAGTATGCACAGGTGGAAGATATGCTGGAGCTTGCAAAACAGAAAGGGGAAGATCCTTTCCTGATCCTTCTGGACAATATTGAGGATCCACATAATCTCGGCGCGATCATCCGTACTGCCAATCTTGCAGGTGCGCATGGTGTGATCATTCCGAAGCACCGCGCAGCAGGTCTTACTGCAACCGTTGCAAAGACATCAGCAGGTGCGCTGAATTACACACCGGTAGCAAAAGTCACCAATCTGGTGAAAACCATGGAAGAACTGAAAGAAAAGGGACTCTGGTTCGTCTGTGCAGATATGGATGGGGATGTGATGTACCGCGTGAATCTGAAAGGACCGATTGGTCTGGTGATCGGAAACGAAGGCGAAGGTGTTGGACGTCTGGTAAAAGAAACCTGTGATATGACTGCAGCCATTCCGATGAAGGGAGATATTGACTCCCTGAATGCGTCTGTGGCAGCAGGTGTCCTTGCCTATGAGATCGTGCGTCAGCGCATGAGTTAG
- a CDS encoding adenylosuccinate synthase, whose protein sequence is MVKAVVGANWGDEGKGKITDMLAEKADIIIRFQGGANAGHTIINDYGKFALHTLPSGVFYGHTTSIIGNGVAVDIPVLFKEIQSIIDRDVPMPKILVSDRAQMVMSYHKNFDAYEEERLGGKSFGSTKSGIAPFYSDKYAKIGFQISELFEDEAELREKVNRVAEQKNVMLEHLYHKPLINPDDLYNELMEYKEMVAPYVCNVSLYLDEALKEGKEILLEGQLGTLKDPDHGIYPMVTSSSTLAAYGAIGAGIPPYEIKQIVTVCKAYSSAVGAGAFVSEIFGEEADELRRRGGDGGEFGATTGRPRRMGWFDCVASKYGCRMQGATDVAFTVVDVLGYLDEIPVCVGYEIDGEVTTEFPTTHLLEKAKPVFKTLPGWKCDIRGIKKYEDLPENCRNYIEFIEKEIGYPITMVSNGPGRHDIIFRNK, encoded by the coding sequence ATGGTTAAAGCAGTAGTAGGTGCGAACTGGGGAGACGAAGGAAAAGGTAAGATCACAGATATGCTTGCCGAAAAAGCAGATATTATCATTCGTTTCCAGGGTGGAGCAAATGCCGGACATACAATTATCAATGATTACGGCAAATTCGCTCTTCATACATTACCGTCAGGAGTTTTCTACGGACATACAACCAGTATCATCGGCAATGGTGTCGCTGTAGATATCCCGGTTCTTTTCAAGGAAATCCAGTCAATCATTGACAGAGATGTTCCGATGCCGAAGATTCTGGTGTCAGACCGTGCACAGATGGTGATGTCTTATCACAAGAATTTTGATGCATATGAGGAAGAGAGACTGGGCGGAAAGTCGTTCGGATCTACAAAGTCTGGTATTGCACCGTTCTATTCAGACAAGTATGCAAAGATCGGTTTCCAGATCAGCGAGCTTTTTGAAGACGAAGCTGAACTTAGAGAAAAGGTAAACCGTGTAGCAGAGCAGAAGAATGTTATGCTGGAACACCTTTATCACAAACCGTTAATCAATCCTGATGATTTATATAACGAACTGATGGAATACAAAGAAATGGTAGCACCGTATGTATGTAACGTTTCTCTGTATCTTGACGAAGCCCTCAAGGAAGGAAAAGAAATCCTTCTTGAAGGACAGCTTGGAACATTAAAGGATCCGGATCATGGAATTTACCCAATGGTAACTTCTTCTTCTACACTGGCAGCTTATGGTGCGATCGGTGCTGGAATCCCGCCGTATGAGATCAAACAGATCGTTACAGTATGTAAAGCATACTCAAGTGCAGTAGGAGCAGGTGCCTTTGTAAGTGAGATTTTTGGCGAAGAAGCAGATGAACTTAGAAGACGCGGTGGAGACGGCGGAGAATTCGGCGCAACAACCGGTCGCCCGAGACGTATGGGATGGTTTGACTGTGTAGCATCCAAATATGGATGCCGTATGCAGGGAGCTACAGATGTAGCATTTACTGTTGTTGATGTACTTGGATACCTGGATGAAATTCCGGTATGTGTAGGATACGAGATTGACGGAGAAGTTACAACAGAATTCCCGACAACACATCTTCTTGAGAAAGCAAAACCAGTATTCAAGACACTTCCGGGATGGAAATGCGACATCAGAGGAATCAAGAAATACGAAGATCTTCCGGAGAACTGCAGAAACTACATTGAGTTTATCGAAAAAGAAATCGGATATCCGATCACAATGGTTTCTAATGGACCGGGAAGACATGATATCATCTTCAGAAATAAATAG
- a CDS encoding glutamine--tRNA ligase/YqeY domain fusion protein, with protein MAEEAVSKNFIEQEIEKDLAEGVYDHVCTRFPPEPNGYLHIGHAKSILLNYGLAQKYNGTFHMRFDDTNPTKEKTEFVESIKADIKWLGADWGDHLYFASDYFDQMYEYAIKLIKKGKAYVCDLTADQIREYRGTLTEPGKDSPYRDRSVEENLELFENMRAGKYADGEKVLRAKIDMASPNINMRDPILYRVARMTHHNTGDKWCIYPMYDFAHPIEDAIEGITHSICTLEFEDHRPLYDWVVRECEFANPPRQIEFAKLYLTNVVTGKRYIKKLVEDKIVDGWDDPRLVSIAALRRRGFTPESIKMFVDLCGVSKAQSSVDYAMLEYCIREDLKLKRARMMAVLDPIKLVIDNYPEGQIEYLDAPNNLENEELGSRQLPFGRELYIEREDFMEEPPKKYFRLFPGNEVRLMNAYFVTCTGFEKDEDGNVTVVHCTYDPETKSGSGFTGRKVKGTIHWVEASTALPATVRLYENLIDEEKGVYNKEDGSLNLNPNSLTEKEIFVESNFADAKAYESFQFVRQGYFCVDSHDSSKEHLVFNRIVSLKSSFKLPK; from the coding sequence ATGGCAGAAGAAGCTGTATCAAAGAATTTTATAGAACAGGAAATTGAAAAAGATCTTGCAGAAGGCGTATACGATCATGTATGTACCCGTTTCCCACCGGAACCGAACGGATACCTTCACATCGGACATGCAAAGTCTATCCTTTTAAACTACGGACTTGCACAGAAATATAACGGAACATTCCATATGCGTTTTGATGATACCAACCCGACAAAGGAAAAGACTGAGTTCGTTGAGTCTATCAAAGCGGATATCAAGTGGCTGGGTGCTGACTGGGGAGATCACCTTTACTTTGCATCTGATTATTTTGATCAGATGTATGAGTATGCGATCAAACTGATCAAGAAAGGAAAAGCTTATGTCTGTGACCTGACAGCGGATCAGATCCGTGAGTACAGAGGAACTTTGACAGAGCCGGGAAAAGACAGCCCGTACCGTGACAGAAGTGTGGAAGAGAACCTGGAGCTTTTTGAAAATATGCGTGCAGGCAAGTATGCAGACGGAGAGAAGGTTCTCCGTGCGAAGATAGATATGGCATCACCGAATATCAATATGAGAGATCCGATCCTCTACCGTGTAGCCCGTATGACACATCATAATACCGGTGATAAGTGGTGCATCTACCCGATGTATGACTTTGCACATCCGATCGAGGATGCAATCGAAGGAATCACTCATTCTATCTGTACACTGGAATTTGAAGATCACAGACCGCTTTATGACTGGGTAGTAAGAGAATGTGAATTTGCAAATCCACCGCGTCAGATCGAATTTGCAAAATTATACCTGACGAACGTAGTTACAGGAAAGCGTTACATCAAGAAACTTGTAGAAGATAAGATCGTAGACGGATGGGATGATCCGAGACTGGTTTCTATCGCAGCACTTCGTCGCCGTGGATTCACACCGGAATCTATCAAGATGTTCGTTGACCTGTGCGGAGTTTCCAAAGCACAGAGCTCTGTAGATTATGCAATGCTCGAGTACTGCATCCGTGAGGATCTGAAGCTTAAGAGAGCACGTATGATGGCAGTCCTTGATCCGATCAAGCTTGTGATCGATAACTATCCGGAAGGACAGATTGAATATCTGGATGCACCGAATAATCTTGAGAATGAAGAACTTGGAAGCCGTCAGCTTCCATTTGGAAGAGAGCTTTATATTGAGAGAGAAGACTTTATGGAAGAGCCTCCGAAGAAATATTTCCGTCTGTTCCCAGGCAACGAAGTACGTCTGATGAATGCTTACTTTGTAACTTGTACAGGATTTGAAAAGGATGAAGATGGTAATGTAACTGTTGTACATTGTACTTATGATCCGGAGACAAAGAGCGGTTCCGGATTCACAGGAAGAAAAGTAAAAGGAACGATCCACTGGGTAGAGGCAAGTACAGCACTTCCGGCAACCGTAAGACTGTATGAGAATCTGATCGACGAAGAAAAGGGTGTCTACAATAAAGAAGACGGTTCCCTGAACCTGAATCCGAATTCTCTTACAGAGAAAGAAATCTTTGTAGAATCAAACTTTGCAGATGCAAAAGCATATGAAAGCTTCCAGTTTGTACGTCAGGGATATTTCTGCGTGGATTCTCATGATTCGTCTAAAGAACATCTGGTATTTAACAGAATCGTTTCGCTGAAGAGTTCATTCAAGCTGCCAAAATAA
- a CDS encoding Mini-ribonuclease 3: MEKSVEFEIADYIKEVLEMKEVEPEGYSPLTLAYIGDSIYDLIIKTKVISEGNKQVKKLHQETSSMVQASAQSEMMRALQPLLTEEEHAVYRRGRNAKSVSPAKNQSLTDYRRATGFEALMGWLYLKREWKRMADLIKIGLDHLSECEEEKKQEK, from the coding sequence ATGGAAAAAAGCGTAGAATTTGAAATTGCTGACTATATAAAAGAAGTGCTTGAGATGAAAGAGGTGGAGCCGGAAGGCTATTCACCTCTTACCCTGGCTTATATAGGGGACAGCATTTATGATCTGATCATCAAGACAAAGGTGATCAGCGAAGGAAATAAACAGGTAAAAAAATTACATCAGGAGACAAGCAGTATGGTGCAGGCGTCTGCCCAGTCAGAGATGATGCGTGCCCTTCAGCCATTGCTTACTGAAGAAGAGCATGCTGTTTACAGAAGAGGCCGAAATGCTAAATCAGTATCGCCGGCAAAGAACCAGTCACTGACCGATTACCGACGTGCAACCGGATTTGAAGCGTTGATGGGATGGCTTTACCTGAAAAGAGAATGGAAAAGAATGGCAGATCTGATCAAGATCGGTCTGGATCACTTAAGCGAATGCGAAGAAGAAAAGAAGCAGGAGAAATAG
- the epsC gene encoding serine O-acetyltransferase EpsC, whose amino-acid sequence MGVISYIKEEIKVVKERDPAIKSDIEVLLYPSFKVMLHYRIAHKLYLKKHYFLARWVSQRGVRKTGIEIHPGATIGKGLFIDHGSGVIIGETAILGDNITLYQGVTLGGTGKEQGKRHPTLEDNVMVSAGAKVIGSFTIGKNSKIGAGSVVIEEVPPNCTVVGVPGRIVRMGDQKVPSADLDQIHLPDPVLNDIRQLQTDNIRLKKELKALKEKLAKEKIIEEA is encoded by the coding sequence ATGGGAGTTATTTCCTATATCAAAGAAGAAATCAAAGTAGTAAAAGAACGAGATCCGGCTATCAAATCGGATATAGAAGTACTTCTGTATCCAAGCTTTAAGGTAATGCTTCATTACAGGATCGCACATAAGCTGTATCTGAAAAAACACTATTTTCTGGCACGGTGGGTGTCACAGCGTGGTGTCAGAAAGACAGGAATTGAGATCCATCCGGGAGCAACCATTGGAAAGGGGCTTTTTATCGACCATGGAAGTGGCGTTATCATCGGCGAGACTGCAATCCTGGGTGATAATATTACACTGTATCAGGGAGTAACCCTGGGTGGTACAGGAAAAGAGCAGGGTAAGCGCCATCCAACGCTGGAAGACAATGTTATGGTCAGTGCCGGTGCGAAGGTCATCGGTTCCTTTACAATTGGAAAGAATTCCAAGATCGGAGCAGGATCTGTTGTTATCGAGGAAGTACCTCCGAACTGTACCGTTGTCGGTGTCCCGGGAAGAATTGTACGCATGGGTGACCAGAAAGTTCCGAGTGCTGACCTGGATCAGATCCATCTGCCAGATCCGGTATTGAATGATATCCGTCAGCTTCAGACTGACAATATCCGTCTGAAGAAAGAGCTGAAAGCATTGAAAGAAAAACTCGCGAAAGAAAAAATAATCGAGGAAGCATAG
- the cls gene encoding cardiolipin synthase has protein sequence MREFTKYHDTSKSVKERAKTKVFGAVYSHTAIILLLILLQIGIMVLTFTYLGNYSTYMNGVMSLLSFITAIYIFNEKGNPAFKMTWILFVFLVPVVGVGFYLFTKAGIGTKYLGARLEKLRVETEPYMQQNEYVVHAMKGGRVANANLSHFLYNQVGFPTYGNSQAQYFPLGDDKFPVLIEELNKAEKFIFMEYFIIGEGYVWDTVLEVLRKKVKEGVEVRLMYDGTCSISLLPYEYPKQLREYGIQCKEFGPIVPILSTSQNNRDHRKICVVDGKVAFTGGVNLADEYINKKVRFGHWKDTAIKIEGDAVQSFTMMFLQMWNITERQPEDYAKYLTEKQPGFSRKDGYIIPYGDSPFDHENVGEEVYFHILNHAKKYVHIMTPYLILDNEMIDALTRAAKGGIEVQIIMPHIPDKPYAFYLAKTYYEELIAGGVEIYEYTPGFVHAKVFTSDDDTATVGSINLDYRSLYLHFECGVFIYRNPVVRDIEKDFQETLAKCQKVTMTEVRNRSTFVKIYGQVLRIVAPLM, from the coding sequence ATGAGAGAATTTACAAAATACCATGATACCAGCAAGTCAGTCAAAGAACGTGCCAAGACAAAAGTATTTGGTGCAGTGTACAGCCATACCGCGATTATTCTTCTGCTGATTCTTCTTCAGATTGGTATTATGGTTCTCACTTTTACATATCTGGGAAATTACAGTACCTATATGAACGGAGTGATGTCCCTTCTCTCCTTTATTACAGCGATTTATATTTTTAATGAAAAAGGGAATCCGGCGTTTAAGATGACGTGGATCCTGTTTGTGTTCCTTGTCCCGGTGGTCGGAGTTGGATTTTATCTGTTTACAAAAGCAGGGATCGGAACTAAATATCTGGGTGCCAGACTGGAGAAGCTTCGAGTGGAGACTGAACCTTATATGCAGCAGAATGAATATGTCGTCCATGCGATGAAAGGTGGAAGGGTTGCGAATGCCAATCTGTCACATTTTCTTTATAACCAGGTGGGATTTCCGACTTATGGGAACTCACAGGCACAGTATTTTCCACTGGGAGATGACAAATTTCCGGTTCTGATCGAGGAATTGAATAAGGCAGAAAAATTTATTTTCATGGAATATTTTATTATCGGAGAAGGATATGTGTGGGACACTGTCCTGGAGGTCCTGCGTAAAAAGGTGAAAGAGGGCGTGGAAGTACGCCTGATGTATGACGGAACCTGCAGTATCAGCCTTTTGCCGTATGAGTATCCGAAGCAGCTCAGGGAATATGGAATCCAGTGCAAGGAATTTGGACCGATTGTACCCATCCTTTCTACCAGCCAGAATAACCGGGATCACCGGAAAATCTGTGTGGTTGACGGAAAGGTTGCATTTACCGGAGGTGTCAATCTGGCAGATGAATATATCAACAAGAAAGTCCGGTTCGGACACTGGAAAGATACAGCGATCAAAATCGAAGGCGATGCCGTGCAGAGTTTTACCATGATGTTCCTGCAGATGTGGAATATTACGGAGAGACAGCCGGAGGATTATGCAAAGTATCTGACAGAAAAGCAGCCGGGGTTCAGCCGCAAAGACGGTTACATCATCCCATATGGAGACAGTCCGTTTGACCATGAGAATGTAGGAGAAGAAGTGTATTTCCACATCCTGAATCATGCCAAGAAGTATGTGCATATTATGACACCGTATCTGATCCTGGACAATGAGATGATTGATGCGCTGACAAGAGCTGCAAAAGGTGGAATAGAAGTGCAGATTATTATGCCACATATTCCGGATAAGCCGTATGCATTTTATCTTGCGAAGACTTATTATGAGGAACTGATCGCAGGTGGGGTAGAGATCTATGAATATACGCCTGGATTTGTCCATGCGAAAGTATTTACTTCAGACGATGATACGGCGACAGTAGGCAGTATCAATCTGGATTACCGTAGTCTTTATCTGCATTTTGAATGCGGTGTTTTCATTTACCGCAATCCGGTGGTGCGTGATATTGAAAAAGATTTCCAGGAGACCCTTGCAAAATGCCAGAAGGTGACGATGACGGAGGTCAGAAACCGGAGCACTTTTGTGAAAATATATGGTCAGGTTTTAAGAATTGTGGCACCGCTGATGTAG
- the asnA gene encoding aspartate--ammonia ligase: protein MNNLQIPENYHSPLTIRETEVAIKEVKDHFERALAKSLHLTRVSAPLFVRPESGLNDNLNGVERPVAFGIKEQEDREVEIVHSLAKWKRYALKRYGFHSGEGLYTDMSAIRRDEDTDNIHSIYVDQWDWEKVISKEERNMETLEYTVGKVYSALKETEAYMARRYNYIEEFLPDEISFITSQELETMYPDKTPKEREYHFAKAKGAVFIKQIGKTLASGQRHDGRAPDYDDWELNGDIIVYYPVLDIALELSSMGIRVDEDALRRQLKEAGCEERAEMDFQKALLNGKLPYTVGGGIGQSRICMFYLRKAHIGEVQSSIWPDDVLEEAASRGVYLL, encoded by the coding sequence ATGAACAATTTGCAGATACCGGAGAATTACCATTCTCCACTTACGATCCGCGAGACTGAAGTGGCTATCAAAGAAGTAAAAGACCACTTTGAACGCGCACTTGCCAAATCTCTGCATCTGACGCGTGTATCCGCTCCTCTTTTCGTCCGCCCGGAATCCGGACTGAACGATAACCTGAACGGAGTAGAACGCCCGGTTGCATTTGGCATCAAAGAACAGGAAGACCGCGAAGTTGAGATCGTCCACTCTCTTGCAAAATGGAAACGTTACGCCTTAAAGCGCTACGGCTTTCATTCAGGAGAAGGACTTTATACTGATATGAGCGCTATCCGCCGAGATGAAGATACTGACAACATCCATTCCATCTATGTTGACCAGTGGGACTGGGAAAAAGTAATTTCCAAAGAAGAACGCAACATGGAGACACTGGAATACACTGTAGGAAAAGTATACAGTGCACTCAAAGAAACCGAAGCCTACATGGCACGCCGTTACAATTATATTGAAGAATTCCTTCCGGATGAAATCAGCTTCATCACATCCCAGGAACTGGAAACCATGTATCCGGACAAGACACCAAAGGAACGTGAATACCACTTTGCCAAAGCCAAAGGTGCCGTATTCATCAAACAGATCGGTAAGACCCTTGCCTCCGGACAGCGTCATGACGGACGTGCACCGGACTACGATGACTGGGAACTGAACGGTGATATCATCGTCTACTATCCGGTACTCGATATCGCACTGGAGCTTTCTTCCATGGGTATCCGTGTCGATGAAGATGCACTCCGCCGTCAGTTAAAGGAAGCCGGCTGCGAAGAACGCGCCGAGATGGATTTCCAGAAAGCATTACTGAACGGAAAACTTCCGTACACAGTCGGAGGCGGAATCGGACAATCCCGAATCTGTATGTTCTATCTCCGCAAAGCCCACATCGGAGAAGTCCAGTCCTCCATCTGGCCGGACGACGTCCTCGAAGAAGCCGCATCCCGCGGAGTGTACTTACTGTAA
- a CDS encoding GNAT family N-acetyltransferase, whose amino-acid sequence MKILKKLKSKERGLTRTLWEQVFTEDTKEFLDYYYTEKTKNNEIYVIETDHDIRAMMQLNPYVIQMGKKAVESRYIVAVATEPLYRHRGYMAELLSKTARDLYQQKMPFFFLMPASEKIYYPHNYRFIYAADVWSAKGTDGKELTIQKIVELQNDSGVRLRKAEEKDCKKLGDFAEEVLEKQKIQVYTKRDAAYYMRLLKEQESEKGGILIAEQDGEMRGILVFDEEDGLAVREPLLRKGYEDVFDKAGVILKKEEKKKPLIMARLLNVESLLSSMVCKEEMDLEFVLYDPIIRENNCLFMLKGNEEHLVVRTRTAHTGKDDAVQKISIDALTSIVFGYKELEKIEEEEKEIFSAEFKEEISKLMPFSPVFINEIV is encoded by the coding sequence ATGAAGATACTGAAAAAACTGAAGTCGAAAGAACGTGGGCTTACAAGAACACTGTGGGAACAGGTATTTACAGAAGATACGAAAGAATTTCTGGACTACTATTACACAGAAAAGACGAAGAATAACGAAATCTATGTGATCGAGACAGATCACGATATCCGGGCGATGATGCAGCTGAATCCTTATGTAATACAGATGGGGAAAAAGGCAGTAGAGAGCAGATACATTGTTGCAGTTGCAACAGAGCCTCTTTATCGGCACAGAGGTTATATGGCAGAATTATTAAGCAAGACAGCAAGAGATCTGTATCAGCAAAAAATGCCATTCTTTTTCCTGATGCCCGCAAGTGAGAAAATTTACTATCCACATAATTACCGGTTTATCTATGCAGCCGATGTGTGGAGTGCAAAAGGAACAGACGGGAAAGAACTGACAATACAGAAGATCGTGGAATTGCAGAACGATTCCGGCGTGAGACTCAGAAAGGCAGAGGAAAAAGACTGTAAAAAGCTGGGAGATTTTGCGGAAGAAGTTCTGGAAAAACAGAAAATACAGGTATATACCAAACGGGATGCAGCTTATTATATGCGCCTTTTGAAGGAACAGGAAAGTGAAAAAGGCGGAATCCTGATCGCAGAGCAGGATGGAGAGATGCGAGGAATCCTTGTTTTTGATGAAGAAGATGGGCTTGCAGTAAGAGAGCCATTGCTCCGAAAGGGATATGAAGATGTTTTTGATAAGGCAGGAGTCATCCTCAAAAAAGAAGAAAAGAAAAAACCGTTGATCATGGCACGGCTTTTGAATGTAGAAAGTCTTCTGTCTTCAATGGTGTGCAAAGAAGAGATGGATCTGGAGTTTGTTCTGTATGATCCGATTATCCGGGAAAATAACTGTCTGTTTATGCTAAAAGGCAATGAAGAACATCTTGTAGTCCGGACAAGGACAGCACACACCGGCAAAGATGATGCTGTGCAGAAGATCAGTATTGATGCGCTTACATCGATTGTATTTGGCTATAAAGAGCTGGAAAAGATTGAAGAGGAAGAAAAAGAGATCTTTTCAGCAGAATTCAAAGAAGAAATCAGTAAATTGATGCCGTTTTCTCCTGTTTTTATCAACGAGATTGTCTGA
- the cysS gene encoding cysteine--tRNA ligase, translating to MKVFNTLTKKKEEFVPLEEGKVRMYVCGPTVYNYIHIGNARPMIVFDTVRRYFEYKGYDVNYVSNFTDVDDKIIKKAIEEQVSAQEISQRYIAECKKDMAGMNVKPATKHPLATEEICGMVEMISELIDKGYAYEKNGTVYFSTRKFKDYGKLSHKNLDDLRSGGRSLLVSGEDEKEDPLDFVLWKPKKEGEPFWKSPWSDGRPGWHIECSVMSRKYLGEQIDIHAGGEDLIFPHHENEIAQSEAANGKEFARYWMHNAFLNIDNRKMSKSLGNFRTVREISEQYDLQVLRFFMLSAHYRSPLNFSAELMEASKNGLERILNATDNLKHLIASVAAEEMSAEEKEAFSKTDAYVEEFEKAMDDDFNTADAIAAIFELVKYANTTATAESSKEYLRGLLDRIVKLGDVLGLILDKKEELLDADIEKLIEERQAARKAKDFARADAIRDELLEKGIILKDTREGVQWKKA from the coding sequence ATGAAAGTATTTAACACACTTACGAAAAAGAAAGAAGAATTCGTTCCTCTGGAAGAAGGAAAGGTAAGAATGTATGTCTGCGGACCGACCGTATACAATTACATCCATATCGGTAATGCAAGACCGATGATCGTATTTGATACCGTCCGCCGTTATTTTGAATACAAAGGATACGATGTCAATTATGTATCGAACTTCACAGATGTGGATGACAAGATCATCAAAAAGGCAATTGAAGAACAGGTATCCGCGCAGGAAATTTCACAGCGCTATATTGCAGAGTGCAAAAAAGATATGGCAGGAATGAATGTAAAGCCTGCAACCAAGCATCCGCTTGCTACAGAGGAGATCTGCGGTATGGTAGAGATGATCTCTGAACTGATCGACAAGGGTTATGCTTATGAAAAGAACGGAACCGTTTATTTCAGCACAAGAAAATTTAAAGACTATGGAAAATTATCCCACAAGAATCTGGATGATCTCCGTTCCGGTGGACGTTCTCTTCTGGTAAGCGGTGAGGATGAAAAAGAAGATCCGCTGGATTTCGTACTCTGGAAGCCGAAAAAAGAAGGAGAACCTTTCTGGAAGTCACCATGGTCAGACGGACGTCCGGGATGGCATATTGAGTGTTCTGTGATGTCGAGGAAATATCTTGGCGAACAGATTGATATCCATGCAGGTGGAGAAGATCTGATATTCCCACATCATGAAAATGAAATCGCACAGAGTGAAGCCGCTAACGGTAAAGAATTTGCAAGATACTGGATGCACAATGCATTCCTGAACATTGACAACCGCAAGATGTCAAAATCACTCGGAAACTTCCGTACGGTAAGAGAGATCAGCGAGCAGTATGACCTCCAGGTGCTTCGTTTCTTCATGCTGAGTGCACATTACAGAAGCCCGCTGAACTTCAGTGCAGAGCTGATGGAAGCATCCAAGAACGGTCTGGAGAGAATTCTCAATGCAACCGATAATCTGAAACATCTTATCGCTTCAGTGGCAGCAGAAGAGATGAGTGCCGAAGAAAAAGAAGCATTTTCAAAAACTGATGCATATGTAGAAGAATTTGAAAAAGCAATGGATGATGATTTCAATACAGCAGACGCAATCGCAGCAATCTTTGAACTTGTAAAATATGCAAATACCACTGCGACAGCAGAAAGCTCAAAGGAATATCTCCGGGGATTACTGGACAGAATCGTAAAACTCGGTGATGTCCTGGGACTGATCCTGGATAAGAAGGAAGAACTTCTGGATGCAGATATTGAGAAACTGATCGAAGAGCGTCAGGCAGCAAGAAAAGCAAAAGATTTTGCAAGAGCCGATGCAATCCGTGACGAGCTTCTGGAAAAGGGAATTATCCTGAAGGATACCAGAGAAGGAGTACAATGGAAAAAAGCGTAG
- a CDS encoding sigma-70 family RNA polymerase sigma factor, which produces MKMDLGKMTDEQLIELLREGKTEITDYLMEKYKDMVRKQARAMYLWGGENDDLIQEGMIGLFKAVQDYDPKEGASFSSFAGLCVSRQMYTAIKASQRKKHLPLNSYVSIYASASDNPEENGLSIVDTIEAGKESNPELMILGEEYTNAFEEELKEKLSKLERKVLYLHLQGMEYLKIAEFMDKSPKTIDNALQRIKAKARQLLEEKRRSEKK; this is translated from the coding sequence ATGAAAATGGATCTGGGGAAAATGACGGATGAGCAGCTGATTGAACTGCTTCGGGAAGGTAAGACCGAGATCACGGATTATCTGATGGAAAAATACAAAGACATGGTACGCAAACAAGCGCGTGCCATGTATCTGTGGGGCGGAGAAAATGATGATCTGATCCAGGAGGGGATGATCGGTCTTTTTAAAGCGGTGCAGGATTATGATCCGAAAGAAGGTGCAAGCTTTTCAAGTTTTGCCGGACTTTGTGTGTCACGCCAGATGTATACGGCGATTAAGGCTTCACAGCGGAAAAAACATCTGCCGCTCAATTCCTATGTGTCGATTTACGCGTCTGCCAGTGACAATCCGGAGGAGAACGGGCTTTCCATAGTAGATACGATCGAAGCAGGGAAAGAGAGTAATCCGGAGCTGATGATTCTTGGAGAAGAGTATACGAATGCATTTGAAGAGGAACTGAAAGAAAAATTAAGTAAGCTGGAGCGAAAGGTGCTGTATCTTCATCTACAGGGAATGGAGTATCTGAAGATTGCAGAATTTATGGACAAAAGTCCGAAGACGATCGACAATGCCCTGCAGCGGATCAAAGCGAAAGCACGCCAGCTTCTGGAAGAAAAGCGCCGGTCTGAAAAAAAGTAA